CTGCTGCGGGATTGCCGTGTTTAGTTAGTAACTCCTTCTCCAAAATTTTCTCTCTCTATAACGAGCGGGTGGGTGGCCTGTCTGTGGTGTGTGAAAGTGCAGACGTAGCAGGCCGTGTGTTGGGGCAACTGAAAGCGACGGTTCGCCGTAATTACTCCAGCCCACCAAACTTTGGTGCGCAGGTGGTTTCCAAAGTGCTGCATGACAACGCGTTACGTGCCCAATGGGAAGCGGAAGTCGAACAGATGCGTTTGCGGATTATTGAAATGCGCAGCACACTGGTACAAGCCTTGAAAGCATCGCTGCCAAATCGCAATTTCGACTATTTGCTGCAACAGCGAGGTATGTTTAGCTATACCGGTTTTAGCGCAGCGCAGGTTGATCGCTTGCGGGAAGAGTTTGGTGTGTATCTGATTGCCAGTGGCAGGATGTGCATGGCAGGTGTCAATCACGGCAATGTTCAGCGGGTTGCTGCGGCTTTTGCTGCCGTGCAATAACTGAGTGATCGAGGCGCAGATACTGCGCCTTTTTCTTATCTATTTCTCCCGTCTTTTTTCTTCCACCTTTCCGCAACTTACCCTCGTCTCTTGTCTATTTTACCGCGAGTTCATGGCTGTAAATCGATTAAAGAATATACTCATTAGTGTTGGCTGATTTATGCCAAATGATCATTCATCGCTCACATTAAATCTTCCACAATAGGTGCAAGCTACCACTTCAGCATGTTGCTGCATCAATGGAATGAATCGTTGAAAGCGTATGGAATGAATCGCTTATGAGGCCTTTTCGCCAGTCGGTATAGGCCCATTACAGGAGATTACCAATGAATAATTCCGCACTATTGGAGTACTGCATGTCTAAGCCCGGCGCTGAGCAGAGCGATCATGAGGCATGGCAGGTCAATCAAATTAAAGTCGCAGACGTGATGTTCGCCATGATGGGGGAAACCAAGGGCCGACCGTCAATTTCATTAAAAACTAGCCCAGAACTGGCGGAGAGCTTACGGGAGAAACATCCGGATATCGTGCCGAGTGAACACTTGAATAAAGCGCACTGGAACACGGTGTTTCTGGATGGGGAGCTACCGAATTCGCAGTTTTATTCGTTAGTCGATTGCTCTTATCAGTTGGTGTTGCAGGGACTACCGGAACAGAGACGTCAAGCGTTAGCGGTTTGAGTTTAGCCCTCCACCCTTAATGTTATGTCATTGAAGCTATAAGAGCTGATTGCCTAACTCGCCCTCAGAGTCGTGAGGGATAAAGGGGGTGGGATAAACTTGTGTAGCGCGTGAAAACACCAGAGGCAATGAATTGCCCCTGAGTGCTTTTTTGCGTTTTACTTCGGTTGTAGCATCGGCTTGAGGAAACGAGCCGTATGGGATGCGGCGCATTGTGCGACGGTTTCTGGCGTGCCTGAGACTAAAATCTCGCCACCACCACTGCCACCTTCTGGCCCTAAATCGACAATCCAATCTGCTGTCTTAATCACATCCAGATTATGCTCAATGACCACAATGGTATTGCCCTGATCCCGTAACTGATGCAGCACCGCCAGGAGTTGCTGGATATCAGCAAAATGCAGGCCAGTCGTCGGTTCATCCAGAATATATAAGGTCTGACCGGTGCCGCGTTTTGACAGTTCACGCGATAATTTAACCCGCTGGGCTTCCCCACCAGACAAAGTGGTCGCCGATTGCCCCAGACAAATATATGACAAACCAACATCCATCAACGTTTGCAGCTTACGTGCCAGTGCTGGCACGGCGTCAAAGAACTCACGCGCCTCTTCGATAGTCATTGCCAAGACTTCGTGAATGCTCTTACCTTTGTACTTCACTTCCAGCGTTTCACGGTTATAACGCTTCCCTTTACACTGGTCACAAGGCACATAGATATCGGGTAGGAAGTGCATTTCGACTTTAATCACCCCATCACCCTGACAAGCCTCGCAGCGACCCCCTTTGACGTTAAAGCTGAAACGGCCCGGTGTGTAACCGCGAGCGCGTGATTCAGGTACACCGGCGAATAATTCCCGGATAGGCGTAAAGATACCGGTATAGGTCGCAGGGTTTGAGCGCGGAGTACGGCCAATTGGGCTTTGGTCGATATCGATAACTTTATCGAAATGCTCCAACCCTTGGATTTCGCGGTAAGGTGCTGGCTCATTGTTGGTTGCACCATTTAATCGGCTCTGCGCGATGGGGTAGAGTGTATCGTTGATCAACGTCGACTTACCTGAACCAGAAACACCGGTAATACAGCTAAATAGCCCAACCGGCAGGGTAAGGGTGACATCTTTCAGGTTGTTGCCGCTCGCCCCAATCAGTTTTAATACTTTACTGGGATCACCGGCAACGCGTTTAGCTGGGATCTCGATTTCTCGCTTGCCACTCAAGAATTGACCGGTCAAAGAGTTTGGCGCAGCCATGATGTCATCTACGGTGCCTTCTGCGACCACTTCACCACCGTGTACACCGGCTCCTGGGCCAATATCTATCACATGGTCTGCGGCGCGGATCGCATCTTCATCATGCTCTACCACAATGACGGTATTACCCAGATTACGCAGGTGAATCAGTGTTTCCAACAAACGCTCGTTATCACGCTGGTGCAAGCCAATGGATGGCTCATCCAGCACATACATGACGCCAACCAAACCTGCGCCAATCTGGCTCGCTAAGCGGATGCGCTGTGCTTCACCCCCTGACAGGGTTTCGGCCGAGCGTGACAATGACAGATAATTCAGCCCGACGTTGACCAAGAATTTGAGGCGGTCACCAATTTCTTTCAGGATTTTCTCGGCAATCTGCGCTCGTTGGCCACTCAGTTTCATGTCTTGGAAGAAACTCAATGCATGGCCGATACTCAGTTCGGAAATCTCGGGCAACGTGGTGTTTTGTACGAAGACGTAACGTGCTTCTCTGCGCAGACGCGTACCGCTGCATGAAGCACAGGAACGATTACTGATAAATTTTGCCAACTCTTCGCGCACTGCACTGGATTCCGTCTCTTTATAACGGCGTTCCATATTGTGCAGCACCCCTTCAAAAGGATGACGGCGGACGGTGGTATCACCCCGATCGTTAATGTATTTGAACTCAATGGTATCTTTGCCGGAGCCGTACAACACGGCTTTTTGTATCGTGGCGTCTAGTGAGTCAAAGGGGGCTTCGATATCAAACTTATAATGATCCGCCAGTGAGCGTAGCATCTGGAAATAATAAAAGTTACGGCGATCCCAGCCGCGAATCGCGCCACCGGCCAGCGATAACTCAGGATTTTGCAGTACGCGATCAGGGTCAAAGAACTGTTGTACGCCGAGGCCATCACAAGTCGGGCAGGCACCTGCGGGGTTGTTGAAGGAGAACAGGCGCGGTTCCAACTCGCTCATGCTATAGCCGCAAATTGGGCAGGCAAAGTTGGCGGAGAATAACAATTCTTCAGCCTGAGGATCGTCCATATCGGCGACGACAGCCGTGCCGCCAGATAGCTCGAGTGCCGTTTCAAATGATTCAGCAAGACGCTGCGCCATATCGTCACGTACTTTAAAGCGGTCGATAACCACTTCGATGGTATGTTTCTTTTGCAGCTCTAACTTGGGTGGGTCTGACAGATCGCAAACCTCGCCGTCGATTCGTGCTCGGATATAGCCCTGCATCGCCAGATTTTCCAGCATTTTGGTATGTTCGCCTTTGCGATCTTGTACCACGGGCGCGAGTAGCATCAGGCGGCGGCCTTCAGGCTGACTTAAAACATTATCGACCATCTGACTGACGGTTTGTGCCGCCAACGGGACATCGTGATCAGGGCAACGTGGTTCACCGACGCGGGCGAACAGCAAACGTAGATAGTCATGAATTTCGGTGATGGTCCCCACGGTGGAACGCGGGTTATGGGATGTCGATTTTTGCTCAATGGAAATGGCCGGTGACAGACCTTCAATATGGTCGACATCCGGTTTTTCCATCAGCGATAGAAATTGGCGCGCATAGGCAGAGAGAGACTCAACATAACGGCGTTGCCCCTCGGCATACAGGGTATCAAAAGCCAACGAGGACTTGCCTGAACCCGATAGGCCGGTGACAACAATCAGTTTGTCGCGCGGGATGATCAAGTTGATATTCTTAAGATTATGGGTGCGAGCGCCCCGAACTTCGATATTATCCATTCAAACACTTCCCGGATGTAGACTGAGCCTCTCACCGTGCCATTTTCGCGTTTAGCCCCACGAACTTTGAAACCGCAGGGTATTGACATCGTGCCTGTAACAACAATGACTTAGGCGTGAGGGAATTGCCCATTTGCCATAAAAATCACTGTGTTAAGTTGCCAGTAGGCACACGTTTACAACGCCGAAAAAAGGGCACGGCCAGTACGAAACGGATAATTATGACACAAAAAAACCTGAATGGATATCCAGTATCCGAGTACAATTAAGACAGATAGCGTGATAAATCTGTAATGCATTACGCAGTTATGATCAGTTGTGCCGTTTGGTGGTTCGCGTGTTAAACTGACTCGTTTATACTGTACAAAATTTACTTCATCAGGAGAGTTCACATGGCCAGCAGAGGCGTAAACAAAGTGATTTTGGTCGGGAATTTGGGCCAAGACCCGGAAGTCCGCTACATGCCTAACGGCGGGGCTGTTGCCAATATCACCCTGGCCACTTCCGAAAGCTGGCGTGATAAAGCAACCGGCGAGCAAAAAGAGAAAACGGAATGGCACCGTGTCGTGCTGTTCGGCAAGCTGGCTGAAGTCGCGGGTGAATATCTGCGTAAAGGCTCTCAGGTCTATATCGAAGGCGCATTGCAAACCCGCAAATGGCAGGACCAAAGTGGTCAAGAGCGCTACACCACTGAAGTTGTGGTTAACGTTGGCGGTACTATGCAAATGTTGGGTGGTCGTCAAGGCGGTGGCGCACCAGCAGGTGGTTCACAGCAAGATGGCGGCGCGCAAGGCGGTTGGGGTCAGCCTCAGCAACCACAAGGTGGTAATCAGTTCAGCGGCGGTCAAACTTCACGCCCTGCTCAGTCTGCCCCAGCAGCTCAGCCACAAGGCGGCAATGAGCCTCCAATGGATTTTGACGACGATATTCCGTTCTAACATTATTCCGTTCTAACATCGCGCTAAAAACATTTAGCCACTGCTTCGATAAAAGCCCCGCAAATTTGCGGGGTTTTTTTATATTTATCGCCGAAACATTCCTCTTAACTCGACTGTATTCCATGGCTAAGTGGATGTTAGGAAAAAGTAAAAATTCTAAAGTGCTGTACCGAGTTGCCGATAGAAAGAACTTAGCCAGTTATCAGGGGTAGTGGTTGGCTAAGGCGCGCCGTGCAATGCGTTTGCGGCGGATGACAAAATGCATAAGGGAATAGACATGTCTGTAGCAAAAATCATATTTATCACATCAGTTTTGGGCGCGTCGATAGGCAGTAGTGTTGCTGCAACGACGTTAACCGCTAGCCTTATTGAGTGTAATCCACAGTTTTTCCAGGCGCTTTATCAGCACCGTGCTGAGTTAAAAAAAGTTGTCCGTGTGGAAGATGATAAAAAGGCAAATGCATGGGTGCCAGTGAAGGATAAAGATGGCAGGATTGCTTACTTTACCCAGACCATACGCGATGGTGATTTCACGCTCTCTGGCTATTACGAGCAGAGTAATGACCTCGGGGAATTAGGGAAATACTATTTCTGGGGACTACTGATCAACGAGCCGGTTGAGAAAGTGATTGCCTTGACACCAGAACTTAAGTGGCAGAAGAACAGCGACACTTATATCACGCATGCGCAAATAAAGATCAACCCGTCCCAACCTTGGCAGCCTAATCCTACTGCTGTCGATGGTATTGCTCCTGCTAAAGATAGCGCAGAAAAAATCGTCATGCTCGACAGTAAAAAGGGTAAATCTTTACTGAGTTGCTCCATTCAGGGCAACATTAGCAGGGCGCTGCTTCTCCAAGAACGGCCTGATATCGCCGCAGGGAATGAATAATGAAACCTCTACTGATGATTATCGCAATAGCGCTGGTCACTGGCTGTGCGCCGCAGACACAAAAAGTAGAGAACAAACCGCCTCATATGGCCAAATTGGTTGATAATAAAGAACTGACGACTTATCTATCATTTGAAAGCCTGTCCCTCTATAACGGCAATCCCCACCTGCGCCAATTTTACTTAATTAATAACTATAAGCAGCCGAGTGTTATCTCCAAGGATAAAGGGATTACTATACGTAGCTCGCATGCCATTAATGTCGTCAATTGTGAGCGGTTAGAAAGAGCGGTATTCGACAGAGTTTATTTTTCTGAGACTTTCGGTAAAGGGAAAGTCATCGCTAAGCGTGAGAGTATTGGGCAATGGGAAAGTTTCCCTGAGAACTCGATCGCCGGAATTATTCGCGAAATGGTCTGTAAAATTCCGGCCGAAAAATTAAAAAGCCTATCGTTGAAAAATGACCAACAACCGTTGATTGATTGAGTTATCGCCACGGGCAGTGTTCTCTCTGCCCGTTTACCGAGTTTGAACCGATTTATCATCGCTTAATAACCCCGGAAATTCTTTTATCACTATAATCAATACTCTGATATCCATCATAAGGAGCTTGATTATGGTCATTGTTCACCATTTAAATAATTCACGTTCACAGCGTATTTTGTGGATGTTGGAGGAGTTACAAGTCCCCTATGAATTAAAGCGCTATCAGCGCGATGCCGGCAGTTTGTTGGCCCCGCCTGAATTGAAAAAAGTGCACCCGCTGGGTAAATCACCGGTGATCACCGATGGCGATCTGACGTTAGCGGAATCGGGGGCAATCCTCGAATATTTGCAAGAAGCTTATGATGCTCAGGGGCTGTTTAAGCCTACAGGTCATTATGATCGGCAGCAGTTTCGCTACTGGATGCACTACGCCGAAGGTTCTTTGATGCCTCTATTGGTGATGAAACTTATCTTTAGTCGATTAGGTGGGCCACCCGTACCCTGGATTATTCGCCCGGTCGCCAAAGCGCTGGGTGATGGGGTGCAGAAAAATTACCTGAATAAGCAAATTGCCACACATCGCGATTATTTGGAGCAGCATCTCACTCAACATAAGTGGTTTGCTGGCAGTGATTTCAGTGCAGCAGATATCCAAATGAGTTTCCCTATCGAAGCCATCAACAGCCGTGGCGGCCTTGAGGGTTTCCCCAAACTGCAAAATTTCTTAGCGCAAATTCATGAACGCCCTGCTTATAAACAGGCAATTGAGAAGGGCGGTGCCTACACTTTGGAACGCTGATCCCCCGTGATTTAGCACTAAAGGTCGCGGACGGTTAACAGGTGTGAGGCTGCTCACACTTCCGTTCGACCTCAAATTAATGCTTCTGGACAAATTAATGTTAAAAAAGGCATTAAATGTCGCGATCTGATGTTGATTAGTCGCCGCAAATAGCTGGATAATCGTTTGCCTTAAATAACATCTGCCCTAAATCTCGATTTTATTTCAGTCATGCGTACTTCCAGCTAATCGTTTGCTATTTTCCCCGCCATCTTGGCGTTGGGTGAGTTGACGAGTTAATCGGCAGGGACGGAAACGATTACGTATGGAATGGGCGCTTGGCTTGCTGACTACTTTAAAATGACACACAGGGGACATAACCATGTCTAGCACCAATCCTCAAGCGAACTCGGCAGCAAAGCCAAAAGGTTCACTTGATGCATTTTTCAAGATGAGTGAACGTGGCAGTAATGTACGCCAGGAAGTGCTGGCCGGTCTGACGACCTTTTTGGCCATGGTCTACTCGGTTATCGTGGTGCCGAGCATGTTGGGCAAAGCTGGTTTCCCGCCAACAGCCGTATTTGTGGCGACCTGCTTGGTTGCAGGCTTAGGTTCTCTGCTGATGGGGTTGTGGGCCAACTTACCGATGGCTATTGGTTGCGCCATCTCATTGACCGCGTTTACCGCATTCAGCTTGGTGTTGGGCCAACAAATTAGTATTCCTGTGGCATTGGGCGCGGTATTCCTGATGGGGGTACTGTTCACCATTATCTCCGTCACCGGTATCCGTTCGTGGATATTACGTAACTTGCCTATGGGCGTGGCGCATGGCACCGGTATCGGTATCGGCCTGTTCTTACTGCTGATTGCAGCCAACGGTGTCGGTCTGGTCATCAAAAACCCTATCGAAGGTTTGCCAGTGGCGCTGGGCGCATTTACCTCTTTCCCAGTGATCATGACGTTATTGGGTCTGGCGGTGATTTTCGGTTTAGAAAAACTGCGAGTGCCGGGCGGCATTTTGCTGGTGATTATCGGTATTTCGGTTATTGCTCTGATCTTTGACCCAAGTGTGACGTATCAAGGGTTGTTTGCGATGCCAAGCTTGGCGGATGCTAACGGCAATTCTTTGATTTTCAGTCTCGACATTATGGGCGCGTTGAAACCTGTGGTATTGCCAAGTGTCTTGGCCTTGGTGATGACGGCGGTGTTTGATGCAACGGGTACGATTCGTGCGGTTGCGGGTCAAGCTAACTTGCTGGACAAAGACGGCCAGATTATCAGTGGCGGTAAAGCACTGACCTCTGACTCCGTCAGCAGCATCTTTGCTGGCTTAGTGGGCGCAGCGCCAGCGGCGGTTTATATCGAATCCGCAGCAGGTACGGCGGCAGGTGGTAAAACGGGCCTGACAGCGACCGTGGTCGGTGTGCTGTTCCTGCTGATGCTGTTCCTCTCACCGCTGTCCTATTTAGTGCCAGCCTATGCCACTGCACCGGCGTTGATGTATGTGGGCTTGCTGATGCTGAGTAACGTGTCCAAGCTGGATTTCGACGACTTTGTAGATGCGATGTCGGGCCTGCTGTGCGCCGTGTTTATCGTACTGACCTGCAATATCGTGACGGGTATCATGCTGGGCTTCAGTTCATTGGTGATTGGTCGTATCTGTTCCGGCGAATGGCGTAAACTGAACTTGGGTACCGTCATTATTGCCGTGGCACTGGTGGTATTCTATGCCGGTGGCTGGGCAATTTAAGCCCACACAAATGGTTATTAGTTTGCTTATCGGGGGCTCTCTGCCCCCGATACTATTTCCCATCTCACTTTAACCCCACATTCTTTGTTTTTTCCTGCGTTCTGTTACAGGTTTTTCCCCGCTGAATAAAAAAGTGATCTACTATCAAAAGCGGCGCTTTGGCCCTGTCTACGGGTAAGTACAAGCAAGTTTTATGTTGAGCAGTATTGAGTTGAGTCTAAGGAAAGCATGGAAATCTTTTTTACAATCCTCATTCTGATTTTGGTGGTATCGCTCTCCGGCGTTGTCACCCGAATGTTACCGTTCCAAGTCCCACTCCCTCTGATGCAAATTGTCTGTGGTGCCTTATTGGCTTGGCCTCACTTTGGTTTGCATGTCGATTTTGACCCCGAGTTATTCTTGGTGCTGTTTATTCCGCCACTGCTTTTTGCCGATGGCTGGAAAACACCGACGCGTGAATTTATTCATCATGGGCGAGAAATATTAGCACTGGCACTCGCGTTGGTACTGGTCACTGTGGTGGGGATTGGTTATCTGATCCACTGGATGGTGCCGGGGATCCCACTGGTGGCGGCCTTTGCACTGGCGGCGGTATTGTCGCCAACCGATGCGGTGGCGTTGTCCGGCATTGTGGGTAAAGGGCGTATACCGAAATCGATTATGGGCGTACTGGAAGGGGAGGCATTGATGAATGACGCCTCCGGTCTGGTGGCGCTGAAGTTTGCCATTGCGGTTGCCATGGGCACCATGGTGTTTACCGTGTCCGGCGCAACATTGGAATTCCTGAAAGTCGCTATTGGTGGCTTGTTGGCCGGTGTTGCGGTCACCTGGCTATACAGTAAATCGCTGCGTTTGATGAGCCGCTGGAGTGGCGATGATCCGGCAACGCAAATTGTCTTGCTGCTGCTATTACCGTTCGCTTCTTACTTGATTGCCGAGCATATCGGTGTCTCCGGTATCCTAGCTGCTGTGGCGGCGGGGATGACCATCAGCCAGTCCGGCGTGATTCGTAACGCCCCACTGACAATGCGGTTACGTGCTGATAGCGTCTGGTCGATGCTGGAATTTGTGTTTAACGGCATGGTGTTCATTCTGTTGGGTCTGCAATTGCCGGGGATTCTGGAAACCTCGATTGTGCAGGCAGAGCTTGATCCGACTATCCAAACGTGGAATCTGTTTGCTGACGTTGCCATCATTTATGGGGCATTGCTGGTGCTGCGATTCGGCTGGTTATGGTCGATGAAAAGAATCAGTAAGCGTTTTCTGGGCAAGCGACCACTCGAATTTAACAAATACACCACGCGCGAGTTGTGGGTTGCGTCATTTGCTGGGGTGCGTGGGGCGATTACGCTAGCGGGTGTGCTGTCGATTCCGTTATTCCTGAGCGATGGTTCAGCTTTCCCCTCCCGTTATCAATTAGTGTTTATCGCCACCGGCGTCATTTTGTTATCGGTCATTGTTGGGGTGATTGCCTTGCCACCATTACTGCGTGGCGTGGTCATGGCCGATAAGAGTGTTAGCCGTGAAGAGGTTCGTTTTGCGCGGGCGGCCGCGGCGGAAGTGGCCATTGTCAGCTTAAATAAAATGGAAGAGCGGTTGGCGGCCAACAGTGAGGAAAACATTGATCCAGAATTGCTCAAAGAGGTCAGTTCACGGGTGATCGGTAATCTGCGGCGGCGCACGGGCAGTAAGGATGAAATCGAGAACACCTTATTTGTCGAAAATCTGGAGCGGCGTTTCCGCTTAACAGCATTACGGGCAGAACGTGGTGAGCTGTATCACCTGCGCGCCACGCAGAAAATCAGTAACGAAACCCTGCAAAAGCTGCTGCACGATTTAGACTTGTTGGAAGCGCTGTTGATCGAGAAAGAAGGTTAATTCGATCGACAAAGCAGGCTAATCCTCTTTCAATCCGGCGGCTATTCAGTCGCCGGATTTACTTCTACTTCCCCCTACATCCACCAATGAACCATTAGGCCAAAATTCACGGCATCGGCTGATCCACGCTTGTGCGCTGTGAGAGAGATAGCTGCCTTGTCGCCAAATCAATCCCAACTGCCATGGCATCAGCGGTGTTAAGGGCAGCCATAGCAATGCCTTCTTATCCAGCCGCTGGCAAATGGGTTCCGGCAAAATAGCGATCCCAATATTGGCTTGTACCATGGCAGCCAAAAAGTCCCACTGACCGCTGCGAACGGCGATTTTGGGCGTAAACCCAGCGGCCGTGAAAGCATCCATTAACTGGCGATAGAGCGCGAAATCCTCGTTATAAATCAGAATCGATTGATCGGCTAATTCGGGAATACTGATGGAGGTACGGTTGAGCCAAAATGCCGTGCGTGGCACCACCACACAAAGTGGATGGCTGAACAGGGGCAATGTGGTCAGCGGTAAATCTACACCGGCGGGTAAGGCCGTTAGGGCTAAATCCAATTCGCCGGACAACACCGCTTGTTGCACCGTTAAGCCACCAAATTCTGAAATTTGCAGTTCCACGCCGGGATAACGCTGACGAAATTGACTGATGAGGACGGCCATTTGTGTGCCAACCATGGGCGGAATGCCTAAACGCAACTTGCCCTTTTTTAACGAACCAATATCTTCTAGCTCGGCTTCCAACTGCTGAAATTGGTCGAGGATCGCTAATCCCCGTTGATAAACTGCCTCCCCACTGTCGGTCAGATGTAAACGACGGCCCTCGCGAATCAACAAGCTGCACTCAAGTTCTTCTTCCAGATTACGCAGCATTTTGCTGATAGTGGGCTGGGTGACAAAAAG
The window above is part of the Yersinia massiliensis genome. Proteins encoded here:
- the ssb1 gene encoding single-stranded DNA-binding protein SSB1, with the protein product MASRGVNKVILVGNLGQDPEVRYMPNGGAVANITLATSESWRDKATGEQKEKTEWHRVVLFGKLAEVAGEYLRKGSQVYIEGALQTRKWQDQSGQERYTTEVVVNVGGTMQMLGGRQGGGAPAGGSQQDGGAQGGWGQPQQPQGGNQFSGGQTSRPAQSAPAAQPQGGNEPPMDFDDDIPF
- a CDS encoding surface-adhesin E family protein; protein product: MKPLLMIIAIALVTGCAPQTQKVENKPPHMAKLVDNKELTTYLSFESLSLYNGNPHLRQFYLINNYKQPSVISKDKGITIRSSHAINVVNCERLERAVFDRVYFSETFGKGKVIAKRESIGQWESFPENSIAGIIREMVCKIPAEKLKSLSLKNDQQPLID
- a CDS encoding NCS2 family permease, whose translation is MSSTNPQANSAAKPKGSLDAFFKMSERGSNVRQEVLAGLTTFLAMVYSVIVVPSMLGKAGFPPTAVFVATCLVAGLGSLLMGLWANLPMAIGCAISLTAFTAFSLVLGQQISIPVALGAVFLMGVLFTIISVTGIRSWILRNLPMGVAHGTGIGIGLFLLLIAANGVGLVIKNPIEGLPVALGAFTSFPVIMTLLGLAVIFGLEKLRVPGGILLVIIGISVIALIFDPSVTYQGLFAMPSLADANGNSLIFSLDIMGALKPVVLPSVLALVMTAVFDATGTIRAVAGQANLLDKDGQIISGGKALTSDSVSSIFAGLVGAAPAAVYIESAAGTAAGGKTGLTATVVGVLFLLMLFLSPLSYLVPAYATAPALMYVGLLMLSNVSKLDFDDFVDAMSGLLCAVFIVLTCNIVTGIMLGFSSLVIGRICSGEWRKLNLGTVIIAVALVVFYAGGWAI
- a CDS encoding MmcQ/YjbR family DNA-binding protein, encoding MNNSALLEYCMSKPGAEQSDHEAWQVNQIKVADVMFAMMGETKGRPSISLKTSPELAESLREKHPDIVPSEHLNKAHWNTVFLDGELPNSQFYSLVDCSYQLVLQGLPEQRRQALAV
- a CDS encoding LysR family transcriptional regulator, whose amino-acid sequence is MDIRTLRYFVEVVRQQSFTRAAEKLFVTQPTISKMLRNLEEELECSLLIREGRRLHLTDSGEAVYQRGLAILDQFQQLEAELEDIGSLKKGKLRLGIPPMVGTQMAVLISQFRQRYPGVELQISEFGGLTVQQAVLSGELDLALTALPAGVDLPLTTLPLFSHPLCVVVPRTAFWLNRTSISIPELADQSILIYNEDFALYRQLMDAFTAAGFTPKIAVRSGQWDFLAAMVQANIGIAILPEPICQRLDKKALLWLPLTPLMPWQLGLIWRQGSYLSHSAQAWISRCREFWPNGSLVDVGGSRSKSGD
- the uvrA gene encoding excinuclease ABC subunit UvrA; this encodes MDNIEVRGARTHNLKNINLIIPRDKLIVVTGLSGSGKSSLAFDTLYAEGQRRYVESLSAYARQFLSLMEKPDVDHIEGLSPAISIEQKSTSHNPRSTVGTITEIHDYLRLLFARVGEPRCPDHDVPLAAQTVSQMVDNVLSQPEGRRLMLLAPVVQDRKGEHTKMLENLAMQGYIRARIDGEVCDLSDPPKLELQKKHTIEVVIDRFKVRDDMAQRLAESFETALELSGGTAVVADMDDPQAEELLFSANFACPICGYSMSELEPRLFSFNNPAGACPTCDGLGVQQFFDPDRVLQNPELSLAGGAIRGWDRRNFYYFQMLRSLADHYKFDIEAPFDSLDATIQKAVLYGSGKDTIEFKYINDRGDTTVRRHPFEGVLHNMERRYKETESSAVREELAKFISNRSCASCSGTRLRREARYVFVQNTTLPEISELSIGHALSFFQDMKLSGQRAQIAEKILKEIGDRLKFLVNVGLNYLSLSRSAETLSGGEAQRIRLASQIGAGLVGVMYVLDEPSIGLHQRDNERLLETLIHLRNLGNTVIVVEHDEDAIRAADHVIDIGPGAGVHGGEVVAEGTVDDIMAAPNSLTGQFLSGKREIEIPAKRVAGDPSKVLKLIGASGNNLKDVTLTLPVGLFSCITGVSGSGKSTLINDTLYPIAQSRLNGATNNEPAPYREIQGLEHFDKVIDIDQSPIGRTPRSNPATYTGIFTPIRELFAGVPESRARGYTPGRFSFNVKGGRCEACQGDGVIKVEMHFLPDIYVPCDQCKGKRYNRETLEVKYKGKSIHEVLAMTIEEAREFFDAVPALARKLQTLMDVGLSYICLGQSATTLSGGEAQRVKLSRELSKRGTGQTLYILDEPTTGLHFADIQQLLAVLHQLRDQGNTIVVIEHNLDVIKTADWIVDLGPEGGSGGGEILVSGTPETVAQCAASHTARFLKPMLQPK
- a CDS encoding Na+/H+ antiporter, which encodes MEIFFTILILILVVSLSGVVTRMLPFQVPLPLMQIVCGALLAWPHFGLHVDFDPELFLVLFIPPLLFADGWKTPTREFIHHGREILALALALVLVTVVGIGYLIHWMVPGIPLVAAFALAAVLSPTDAVALSGIVGKGRIPKSIMGVLEGEALMNDASGLVALKFAIAVAMGTMVFTVSGATLEFLKVAIGGLLAGVAVTWLYSKSLRLMSRWSGDDPATQIVLLLLLPFASYLIAEHIGVSGILAAVAAGMTISQSGVIRNAPLTMRLRADSVWSMLEFVFNGMVFILLGLQLPGILETSIVQAELDPTIQTWNLFADVAIIYGALLVLRFGWLWSMKRISKRFLGKRPLEFNKYTTRELWVASFAGVRGAITLAGVLSIPLFLSDGSAFPSRYQLVFIATGVILLSVIVGVIALPPLLRGVVMADKSVSREEVRFARAAAAEVAIVSLNKMEERLAANSEENIDPELLKEVSSRVIGNLRRRTGSKDEIENTLFVENLERRFRLTALRAERGELYHLRATQKISNETLQKLLHDLDLLEALLIEKEG
- a CDS encoding glutathione S-transferase family protein, translated to MVIVHHLNNSRSQRILWMLEELQVPYELKRYQRDAGSLLAPPELKKVHPLGKSPVITDGDLTLAESGAILEYLQEAYDAQGLFKPTGHYDRQQFRYWMHYAEGSLMPLLVMKLIFSRLGGPPVPWIIRPVAKALGDGVQKNYLNKQIATHRDYLEQHLTQHKWFAGSDFSAADIQMSFPIEAINSRGGLEGFPKLQNFLAQIHERPAYKQAIEKGGAYTLER